The Acidobacteriaceae bacterium nucleotide sequence TCTTTTTTGGACGAAGTCCAACGCGGTTCGAGCCCCGGGCCGCCAAAAGCAGCCCCCTGATCATCCAGCCAGCGGTATGCGCTATCCAAGACTGCCATGCGTGTATTCGACCACAAAATCGTTCTTTGCACGGCGAAGCGTGTATCCATCTGCTATACATGCCGTACCTACCCATGCGTAACCCTTTGAGCACCCTTGGCCCTCGCACCCTCGTCCCTGCACTTCTGTTCGCTGCCGCAGCCACTCCCCTCTGGTCGCAGACTCCGCCCGCGCTGGACAAATACGCCGCCGAGCCTCTCGTCGTAGAGAAGGCCGCAGACGTCATCGTCATCAAGGCCGATGGCACCGGCACCCGCCAGCAAACGATCGCCATCAAGATTCAGACCGACGCTGCTTTGCGCTCGCTCGGCGTACTGAACGTTGGCTTCGCCAGCGCCTCCGAACATGTCACCTTCCAGTACGTCCGCGCGCATCACAAGGACGGCACCATCACAGAAACCCCGCCCAGCAGCGTCATCGAACAGCCCACCGCCGTCACCCGTGAGGCGCCCTTCTACAGCGACCAGAAGGAAGCCCAGCTTCCCATCAAGGACCTCCGCGTCGGGGACACCCTCGAATGGCAGTACACCGTCATCCGTACCCGTGCCGAGGCCCCGAACCAATCCTGGGGCGCCGAAAACCTTCGCGAAAGCTCTGCCATTACGCTGAACGAGAGCGTCGAACTCCACGCGCCAAAAACTCTGGCTCTCACCGTCTGGACGAACCCGACGCTCAATCTCAAGCCCAAAGAAACCACCGTCGGGGACGAAAAAGTCTGGCTCTGGGAAGCCCAGCAGCTCAAGCCCACCGCCGGCCCGGAAGCCGAAGCAGAAGCGAAAGCCAAGAAGGGCAAGCTCCTCACCGAAGACGAGATCAAGGACAACGAGCAGGGTAAGCTCCCCGGCATCGCCTGGACCACCTTCCATAGCTGGGACGAGGTCGGCATTTGGTACCGCTCCCTCGCCGCTAAACGTGCCGTGCCCGACGACGAAATCCGCGCCAAGGCTACCGAACTCACCACCGGCCTCAAGACCGACGACGAGAAGATCCGCGCCATTTATGGCTACGTCTCCACGCAGATCCGATACATCGGCGTAGCCTTCGGCGTCGGCCGCTTCCAGCCGCACGAAGCCGCCGACGTGCTCCACAACCAGTACGGTGATTGCAAAGACAAACAGACGCTGCTCTCCGCCCTGCTCAGCGCTGTTGGCATCCAGTCCGACGCCGCGCTCATCGGCGCGGGCATTCGCTTCAACGACCCCGTTCCCTCCCCCGCGTCCTTCAACCACCTCATCGGCCGCGTCATGCTCAACGGCAAGCCCCTCTGGCTCGACCCTACCGAAGAGGTCGCGCCCCCGGGCATGATGTACTCCGCCCTCCGCGACAAGGAAGCGCTCGTCATCCCGCCCAGCGGCCCAGCGAAGATCGTAAAGACCGTCGCCGACATGCCCTTCACCGGGGAAGACACCTGGACCGCGGTGGGCAAGCTCAACGCAAACGGCATCTCCGAGTCACACATCGTCACGACCTGGCGCGGCGATGAAGAGCTGGTTTTCCGTTCCGCTCTCAAGTCCATTCCGCCCTCGCAGTACAACGAGGTCTCGCAGCGTTTCGCCGGCAGCTTCGGCTACGGCGGCACCACCAGCCACGCCGAGTTCAGCCGTCCCGACGACACCAGCAAGCCTCTCTCCATCGCCTTCGACTACCACCGCGAAAAGGGTGGCGACTGGCCCAACCTCCGCATCATCCCGCAAATGGGACCATCCGGCATCTCCACCGTCAACGAGAAAGAGCCTCCCGTCGCTCCCATCGACCTTGGCACGACCAAGACGCTCCATAGCCACTCCGAAATGACGCTCCCCGAAGGCTGGACCGCCACCCTTCCCGAAGCCATCCACGAGCGCAGCCGCTGGGCCACCTACGACCTGACCTACAGCATGGACAAGGGCACGCTCATCACCGACCGTAAGGTCGTCATCCTTGAGCGCAAAGTCCCCGCCAGCGAATGGCAGACCTACAACAAATTCGCCAACGCCGTCAGCGAAAACTACGTCCTTCTGCATCGCAAAGGCATGGAGTCCACCCGCAAGACGCCCATCGACCCGCAAAAAGAACAGCGCCTGCAGGAGCTACGTACCGAAGCCGACGCCGCGTGGAAAGCAAAAGACCGCGACCTTCTCGAACGTATCGTGAAGAAGATGAAAGCCATCGACCCCGACGGCGACCGCGTCCACGCCTGGCAAGCTTCCGTCTACGAAGGGAAAGGAAAGTACAAAGACGCCTTCGACGAAGACCAGAAGGAGCTTGATCTCTACCCCGACGAAACCGACCGCTATAAATCCCTCGTCTGGATCGCCGAGCGCATGAGAGACAAAGCCCTGACGCTGGACACACTGAAAAAATGGAATCAGGCCGATCCTTCCAGCACAGAAGCAGCCATGGGCCTCTCCTCCGCCCTACTCAGCAATGACGAGCCAACCGCAGCCATCACCGTTCTGGAAGCCGCAGTGAAGAACACCACCGACGGCTCCGACGAAAACGAACAACTGCGCACACAACTCGGCAGCGCACAGCTCAAAGCGGGCCAGAAGAAAGTCGGTGAAACAACACTCGCCGCCATCATCAATACGACCCAGGACGCAGGCCTGCTCAACAACGCAGCCTACGCGCTCTCCGAAGCCGACATCGCACTGCCGCTTGCAGAGGACGCGTCCAAACGCTCCGTCAGCAAGCTCTCTGATGCCAGCGTTGGCTGGACACTGGACGAAGACTTCAGCGCTCTTCGCGGCAAAACCAACCTCGAAATCGCCGCCTGGGACACGCTGGCCTGGATCTACTACCGCGAGAAGAAGCTGCCCGAGGCCTACGCCTGGCTTGCCCCTGCCGCGCGTAACCGCTCCGACAAGACCATCACCGACCACTTCGCACAGGTTAAGGAAGCCATGCTGGCCGCAAAGCTGACCGTACCTGCCGACCCCACCGAAGGAAAAAGCTCGCAGCAAAAGCGTTCCCTCGATCTCGATGGTTTCACAGCCCCCAAGGGGGTCTATGAGTACCATCTCCTCGTCGGCAAAGGCCACGTCGAACGGGCCAAAGCCGTCGCCAACGATCCCCCCGGAGCATCCGACGCCATCAAGCGCCTTGATCTCACCTCCTTCTTCCCGGCACAGAGCGATGCCAAG carries:
- a CDS encoding DUF3857 domain-containing protein encodes the protein MSTLGPRTLVPALLFAAAATPLWSQTPPALDKYAAEPLVVEKAADVIVIKADGTGTRQQTIAIKIQTDAALRSLGVLNVGFASASEHVTFQYVRAHHKDGTITETPPSSVIEQPTAVTREAPFYSDQKEAQLPIKDLRVGDTLEWQYTVIRTRAEAPNQSWGAENLRESSAITLNESVELHAPKTLALTVWTNPTLNLKPKETTVGDEKVWLWEAQQLKPTAGPEAEAEAKAKKGKLLTEDEIKDNEQGKLPGIAWTTFHSWDEVGIWYRSLAAKRAVPDDEIRAKATELTTGLKTDDEKIRAIYGYVSTQIRYIGVAFGVGRFQPHEAADVLHNQYGDCKDKQTLLSALLSAVGIQSDAALIGAGIRFNDPVPSPASFNHLIGRVMLNGKPLWLDPTEEVAPPGMMYSALRDKEALVIPPSGPAKIVKTVADMPFTGEDTWTAVGKLNANGISESHIVTTWRGDEELVFRSALKSIPPSQYNEVSQRFAGSFGYGGTTSHAEFSRPDDTSKPLSIAFDYHREKGGDWPNLRIIPQMGPSGISTVNEKEPPVAPIDLGTTKTLHSHSEMTLPEGWTATLPEAIHERSRWATYDLTYSMDKGTLITDRKVVILERKVPASEWQTYNKFANAVSENYVLLHRKGMESTRKTPIDPQKEQRLQELRTEADAAWKAKDRDLLERIVKKMKAIDPDGDRVHAWQASVYEGKGKYKDAFDEDQKELDLYPDETDRYKSLVWIAERMRDKALTLDTLKKWNQADPSSTEAAMGLSSALLSNDEPTAAITVLEAAVKNTTDGSDENEQLRTQLGSAQLKAGQKKVGETTLAAIINTTQDAGLLNNAAYALSEADIALPLAEDASKRSVSKLSDASVGWTLDEDFSALRGKTNLEIAAWDTLAWIYYREKKLPEAYAWLAPAARNRSDKTITDHFAQVKEAMLAAKLTVPADPTEGKSSQQKRSLDLDGFTAPKGVYEYHLLVGKGHVERAKAVANDPPGASDAIKRLDLTSFFPAQSDAKLAFAGFVNCVSNKCTVVLVP